One part of the Archangium lipolyticum genome encodes these proteins:
- a CDS encoding aromatase/cyclase translates to MEHHIEIDADVEAAYKLCLEVERWPQIFPPCKAARVIEQDERSQLIELTALANGQPMTWRSRREIFRDSRVITFRQVKPSPLLSWMEGVWHFFPLRKGTLVVLEHRFDVKEQLDANHGIQGVTNPKEALEFMTRSVDTNSQRELSAIKEYLERDSSKSATHAWRRQFEEQLVIAARPEAIFELLKRADEWPRLLPHCHSVEMVYDDGHNQEFIMTVSTQAGQERIRTVRHCNPSSCVSYFQSEPPPLIRIHTGEWLLEPVSGGVRVTSRHLVELKPDKVKQFWGELSAQEALDRVEKAINANSRGTMQAIQKRLSA, encoded by the coding sequence ATGGAACACCATATCGAGATCGATGCCGACGTCGAGGCCGCCTACAAGCTCTGCCTCGAGGTCGAGCGCTGGCCCCAGATCTTCCCGCCCTGCAAGGCCGCCAGGGTCATCGAGCAGGACGAGCGCTCCCAGCTCATCGAGCTCACCGCGCTGGCCAACGGCCAGCCGATGACCTGGCGCTCGCGGCGGGAGATCTTCCGCGACTCGCGTGTCATCACCTTCCGGCAGGTCAAGCCCTCTCCGCTGCTGAGCTGGATGGAAGGTGTCTGGCACTTCTTCCCCCTGCGCAAGGGCACCCTGGTGGTGCTGGAGCATCGCTTCGACGTCAAGGAGCAGCTCGACGCCAACCATGGCATCCAGGGCGTCACCAACCCGAAGGAAGCGCTGGAGTTCATGACGCGCTCGGTGGACACCAACAGCCAGCGTGAGCTGTCCGCCATCAAGGAATACCTCGAGCGGGACTCCAGCAAGAGCGCCACCCACGCGTGGCGCAGACAGTTCGAGGAGCAGCTCGTCATCGCCGCCAGGCCCGAGGCCATCTTCGAGCTGCTGAAGCGCGCGGACGAGTGGCCCAGGCTCCTGCCCCACTGCCACTCCGTGGAGATGGTCTACGACGACGGCCACAACCAGGAGTTCATCATGACCGTGTCCACCCAGGCCGGCCAGGAGCGCATCCGCACCGTGCGCCACTGCAATCCCTCCTCCTGTGTCTCCTATTTCCAGTCCGAGCCCCCTCCGCTGATCCGGATCCACACCGGCGAGTGGCTGCTGGAGCCGGTCTCCGGCGGCGTGCGCGTCACCTCCCGGCACCTGGTCGAGCTCAAGCCCGACAAGGTGAAGCAGTTCTGGGGGGAGCTGAGCGCGCAAGAGGCACTCGACCGCGTCGAGAAGGCCATCAACGCCAACAGCCGCGGAACCATGCAGGCCATCCAGAAGCGGCTGTCAGCCTGA
- a CDS encoding beta-ketoacyl-[acyl-carrier-protein] synthase family protein, whose product MKTHNNKERRVVVTGMGIIAPNGIGLKDFWSNTLEGRSGIFEVDRFPLEGLRSRIAGLVKDFRPRELGLREEQIRRMDRYAQFALAAARMATGDSKLDFQKLDHERLGVCVANAICGTRFMEEEFLVLTERGTAPLNGAWAQRWLYQGATFNVASAELASEYKAFGPCFTLSTGCTAGLDAIGFSLDRIRSNEADVMICGAAEAPITPIAMGAFDVVGALSSKRNAAPHQASRPFDADRDGFVLGEGAGILILEERQHALRRNAPIYAEVRGFGSCNNAFHMTDLPPDGHDLSRALRAALEDARVLPGEISYVSAHGSSTRQNDVNETTALKEVLGKHAYEIHVSSLKSMVGHPLAAANVLESISALLALHTGKLPPTINYETPDPACDLHYVPNKSIQQKLDVVLKEASGFSGIHSAVVFSNPDFVGGLR is encoded by the coding sequence GTGAAAACACATAACAACAAAGAGCGACGTGTCGTCGTTACCGGGATGGGCATCATCGCCCCGAACGGGATCGGCCTGAAGGACTTCTGGAGCAACACCCTGGAGGGGAGGTCCGGCATCTTCGAGGTGGACCGGTTCCCGCTCGAGGGTCTGAGGTCCAGGATCGCCGGACTGGTGAAGGACTTCCGGCCGCGGGAGCTCGGACTGAGGGAGGAGCAGATCCGCCGCATGGACCGCTATGCCCAGTTCGCCCTGGCGGCGGCGCGCATGGCCACGGGGGACTCGAAGCTCGACTTCCAGAAGCTGGACCACGAGCGGCTGGGCGTGTGCGTGGCCAACGCCATCTGCGGCACCCGCTTCATGGAGGAGGAGTTCCTGGTGCTCACCGAGCGGGGCACCGCGCCCCTGAACGGAGCGTGGGCCCAGCGCTGGCTCTACCAGGGCGCCACCTTCAACGTGGCCTCGGCGGAGCTCGCCTCCGAGTACAAGGCTTTCGGGCCCTGCTTCACCCTGAGCACCGGCTGCACCGCGGGGTTGGATGCCATCGGGTTCTCCCTGGATCGCATCCGCTCGAATGAGGCGGACGTGATGATCTGCGGCGCCGCCGAGGCGCCCATCACCCCCATCGCCATGGGAGCCTTCGACGTCGTCGGCGCGCTCTCCAGCAAGCGCAACGCCGCTCCGCACCAGGCGTCGCGCCCCTTCGATGCCGACCGCGACGGCTTCGTGCTCGGCGAGGGCGCCGGCATCCTCATCCTCGAGGAGCGCCAGCACGCCCTGCGGCGCAACGCCCCCATCTACGCCGAGGTGCGAGGGTTCGGCTCCTGCAACAACGCCTTCCACATGACGGACCTGCCGCCGGACGGCCACGATCTGTCGCGGGCCCTGCGCGCGGCCCTCGAGGACGCTCGCGTCCTCCCGGGGGAGATCAGCTACGTCTCCGCGCACGGCAGCTCCACCCGTCAGAACGACGTCAACGAGACGACGGCGCTCAAGGAGGTGCTCGGCAAGCACGCCTATGAGATCCACGTCAGCTCGCTGAAGTCCATGGTGGGCCACCCCCTGGCCGCCGCCAACGTCCTCGAGAGCATCTCGGCCCTGCTCGCCCTGCACACCGGGAAGCTGCCTCCGACGATCAACTACGAGACGCCCGACCCAGCCTGCGACCTGCACTACGTGCCCAACAAGAGCATCCAGCAGAAGCTCGATGTCGTCCTCAAGGAGGCGAGCGGGTTCTCTGGCATCCACAGCGCCGTTGTCTTCTCGAACCCTGATTTCGTTGGAGGTCTGCGATGA
- a CDS encoding acyl carrier protein, protein MRQEVESKINNILSNLLERKIEEINARISLKDDLDVDSTEMVEICSALEKAFNVEIDDGVEKKLKTVGDLYSLMSAQP, encoded by the coding sequence ATGCGGCAAGAAGTCGAATCGAAGATCAACAACATCCTGTCCAACCTGCTCGAGCGGAAGATCGAGGAGATCAACGCCAGGATCTCCCTCAAGGACGATCTGGATGTGGACTCGACCGAGATGGTCGAGATCTGCAGCGCCCTGGAGAAGGCTTTCAATGTCGAGATCGACGACGGGGTCGAGAAGAAGCTGAAGACCGTCGGCGACCTCTACTCGCTCATGTCGGCGCAGCCGTAG
- a CDS encoding alpha/beta hydrolase family protein, translated as MQNQAKDIGPSVSNELPQTRSLPVEAFHAWEAFFTRLVFAGLDWGDTTIALEGFKPGAPGKVDWRDWHDRWLKLGKDYEQSAEKALAAGHHLTARQWLLKAAAAGHFAEFMYFDNAPLKRETRMWVTRVFHRAIPYLEYPTERLTVAYKGHALPAYFMRPATPGPHPCVILVNGLDSAKEVELFVFAQTFLARGMAVMLFDGPGQGELIGVEPLTPDFEHVVGAVLRQMRANSGIDQSRIGIFGVSYGGYLASRAAAFHPQEIKACINLAGTFDLENYLSINPRVRTDFRFVFKQKDDEAMNRLAHERLHLNDAPALTSPLLCIHGEQDNVFPFVACKRFQEWARGGFELISYPRERHVSTNYFADFIPRFGDWMAQKLGATAPLPVSARR; from the coding sequence ATGCAGAACCAGGCGAAAGACATTGGCCCGTCCGTATCCAACGAGCTCCCGCAGACCCGGAGCCTTCCCGTGGAAGCCTTCCACGCCTGGGAGGCGTTCTTCACGCGCCTGGTCTTCGCCGGGCTCGACTGGGGAGACACCACCATCGCGCTGGAGGGCTTCAAGCCCGGTGCCCCGGGCAAGGTCGACTGGCGGGACTGGCATGACCGCTGGCTGAAGCTCGGGAAGGACTACGAGCAGTCCGCGGAGAAGGCCCTGGCCGCCGGCCACCACCTCACGGCCCGGCAATGGCTGCTCAAGGCCGCAGCCGCCGGCCACTTCGCGGAGTTCATGTACTTCGACAACGCGCCGCTCAAGCGCGAGACGCGCATGTGGGTCACCCGCGTCTTCCATCGGGCCATCCCCTATCTGGAGTACCCCACGGAGCGGCTCACGGTGGCGTACAAGGGCCACGCCCTGCCGGCCTACTTCATGCGCCCGGCCACCCCGGGCCCCCACCCCTGCGTCATCCTCGTCAATGGTCTGGACTCGGCCAAGGAGGTCGAGCTCTTCGTGTTCGCCCAGACGTTCCTGGCGCGAGGCATGGCGGTGATGCTCTTCGATGGCCCCGGTCAGGGCGAGCTCATCGGTGTGGAGCCGCTGACGCCCGACTTCGAGCACGTGGTGGGAGCCGTGCTGCGGCAGATGCGCGCCAACAGCGGCATCGACCAGAGCCGGATCGGCATCTTCGGGGTGAGCTATGGCGGATATCTGGCCAGCCGGGCGGCCGCCTTCCACCCCCAGGAGATCAAGGCCTGCATCAATCTGGCCGGCACCTTCGACCTCGAGAACTACCTGAGCATCAACCCCCGGGTGCGCACGGACTTCCGCTTCGTCTTCAAGCAGAAGGACGACGAGGCCATGAACCGCCTGGCCCATGAGCGGTTGCACCTGAACGATGCCCCCGCCCTCACCTCCCCGCTGCTGTGCATCCACGGAGAGCAGGACAACGTCTTCCCCTTCGTCGCCTGCAAGCGCTTCCAGGAATGGGCCCGGGGTGGATTCGAGCTCATCTCCTATCCCCGTGAGCGGCACGTGAGCACCAACTACTTCGCGGACTTCATCCCGCGCTTCGGCGACTGGATGGCCCAGAAGCTCGGTGCCACCGCTCCCCTCCCCGTCAGCGCCAGACGCTGA
- a CDS encoding DoxX family membrane protein: MQRLEVVVRWLMGAVFVLFGASKFYPFMPTPPVPPAAATFIAALMTSGYMWPLLGLIEVVGGVLLLYGRYVPISVAILAPVITNIALYLLLLAKTGPGMGMALFLVSCELFLIWRYRQRWALMVTA, translated from the coding sequence ATGCAGCGCTTGGAAGTCGTGGTCCGGTGGTTGATGGGAGCGGTATTCGTGCTCTTCGGAGCGAGCAAGTTCTACCCGTTCATGCCAACGCCCCCCGTGCCGCCAGCGGCCGCCACGTTCATCGCGGCCCTGATGACCAGCGGTTACATGTGGCCACTCCTGGGGCTCATCGAGGTCGTGGGGGGAGTCCTTCTGCTGTACGGACGCTACGTTCCCATCAGCGTGGCCATCCTGGCCCCGGTGATCACCAACATCGCGCTCTATCTGCTGCTGCTCGCGAAGACGGGGCCGGGAATGGGGATGGCCCTCTTCCTCGTCTCCTGCGAGCTGTTCTTGATCTGGCGCTACCGGCAGCGCTGGGCGCTGATGGTGACCGCATGA
- a CDS encoding beta-ketoacyl-[acyl-carrier-protein] synthase family protein, translating into MSRRVVITGLGMLTPGGIGKRNAWASTLSGKQSIRPITGNELAERSGWEGGALEAFTPSDFMPMRLARKLDPYTQYSVAASKLALEDGSVDLQKVNRERFGVFVGNCLGGWDFTDRELRKLHTLGYKELSPFQATAWFPAAPQGQISILFELRGHSKTLVCDRASGLVSIGYAARTIAQGAADIILAGGAEAPLTPFAYLACVTEGVIAGGQDATTPRAYRPFDVSRQGLLPGEGATFLLLEEREHALRRGAHVYAEIDGFGLSSDACHPATLPPEEGGLSRAMSGALKDAGLEPRDIHLLLADGLATREGDQQEATAIQKVFGDLCHRLPVTAPKSMTGHLYGAAGALDTAWGALALEHRQLPPTVGLKQQDPGLGLSVVTQATTVNQLDAVLINSRGSGGMNASLVIRRDSGR; encoded by the coding sequence ATGAGCCGCCGCGTCGTCATCACCGGCCTTGGAATGCTCACCCCTGGCGGTATCGGCAAGCGCAACGCCTGGGCCAGCACCCTCTCTGGCAAGCAATCCATCCGCCCCATCACCGGCAACGAGCTGGCGGAGCGCTCCGGCTGGGAGGGAGGCGCGCTGGAGGCCTTCACCCCCTCCGACTTCATGCCCATGCGGTTGGCACGCAAGCTGGATCCGTACACCCAGTACTCGGTGGCCGCGTCGAAGCTCGCGCTGGAGGATGGCTCGGTCGACCTGCAGAAGGTCAACCGTGAGCGCTTCGGTGTCTTCGTGGGCAACTGCCTCGGTGGCTGGGATTTCACCGACCGGGAGCTGCGCAAGCTTCACACCCTGGGCTACAAGGAGCTCAGCCCCTTCCAGGCAACCGCCTGGTTCCCGGCCGCTCCGCAGGGGCAGATCTCCATCCTGTTCGAGCTCCGGGGCCACAGCAAGACGCTGGTGTGTGACCGCGCCAGCGGCCTGGTGAGCATCGGCTATGCGGCGCGCACGATCGCCCAGGGCGCCGCGGACATCATCCTCGCGGGTGGAGCGGAAGCCCCCCTCACGCCCTTCGCCTACCTGGCCTGCGTGACGGAAGGGGTCATCGCCGGAGGCCAGGACGCCACCACGCCCCGGGCCTACCGCCCGTTCGACGTGTCGCGGCAGGGCCTGCTGCCGGGTGAGGGCGCCACCTTCCTGCTGCTCGAGGAGCGGGAGCACGCCCTGCGGCGCGGTGCCCATGTCTACGCGGAGATCGACGGCTTCGGCCTGTCGAGCGACGCGTGCCACCCGGCCACGCTCCCGCCCGAGGAAGGAGGCCTGTCGCGCGCCATGTCCGGTGCCTTGAAGGATGCCGGACTCGAGCCCAGGGACATCCACCTGCTGCTGGCGGACGGGCTCGCCACCCGGGAAGGAGACCAGCAGGAGGCCACCGCCATCCAGAAGGTGTTCGGAGACCTCTGCCACCGCCTGCCCGTGACGGCCCCCAAGTCCATGACCGGCCACCTGTATGGGGCGGCCGGTGCGTTGGACACGGCCTGGGGCGCGTTGGCTCTCGAGCACCGCCAGCTCCCGCCCACGGTCGGCCTGAAGCAGCAGGATCCGGGTCTGGGATTGTCCGTGGTCACCCAGGCCACCACGGTCAACCAGCTGGATGCCGTCCTGATCAACTCGCGCGGCTCCGGCGGCATGAACGCGTCGCTGGTCATCCGCCGCGACTCGGGCAGGTAG
- a CDS encoding c-type cytochrome — protein sequence MRGTTTLPAALVAAWLLVGCEAPDTVLAKHGCSSCHTPSTEGLGPSLRLISTHYSSREELVQFLEGKSAPRVAPEGFEAMKPMVEMTRTLTSEERVRIAEAILRHRAK from the coding sequence ATGAGGGGCACCACCACGCTCCCGGCGGCACTCGTCGCCGCCTGGCTCCTCGTGGGATGCGAGGCACCGGACACCGTGCTCGCGAAACATGGATGTTCCTCGTGCCACACGCCATCCACCGAGGGATTGGGTCCCTCCCTCCGCCTCATCTCGACGCACTACTCCTCGCGAGAAGAGCTCGTCCAATTCCTCGAGGGGAAGAGCGCACCACGGGTCGCCCCGGAGGGCTTCGAGGCGATGAAGCCCATGGTGGAGATGACTCGCACCCTGACGTCTGAAGAGCGCGTGCGCATCGCGGAGGCAATCCTCCGGCACCGCGCCAAATAA
- a CDS encoding SRPBCC family protein, which produces METSVKNEIVIKQSPDIVYRCCTQVESWPQVFPTCLAVKQNAVGADAREVIMEMTVRNAFGTNTIRSHRHYTHERQHIQFKMITVPPQFAGMHGTWSVEPCEGGSRLVVIHTFEPAQPTAQAQEELGRNVYANTAQVLTHLKDWAERQ; this is translated from the coding sequence ATGGAAACCTCCGTCAAGAACGAGATCGTCATCAAGCAGTCCCCCGACATCGTCTATCGCTGCTGCACGCAGGTGGAGTCCTGGCCGCAGGTGTTCCCCACCTGTCTGGCGGTGAAGCAGAACGCGGTGGGCGCGGACGCGCGGGAGGTCATCATGGAGATGACGGTCCGCAACGCCTTTGGCACCAATACCATCCGCTCGCACCGCCACTACACGCACGAGCGCCAGCACATCCAGTTCAAGATGATCACCGTGCCGCCCCAGTTCGCCGGGATGCACGGCACCTGGAGCGTCGAGCCCTGCGAGGGTGGCTCCAGATTGGTGGTCATCCACACCTTCGAGCCGGCGCAGCCCACCGCGCAGGCGCAGGAGGAGCTGGGGCGCAACGTCTACGCCAACACCGCGCAGGTGCTCACGCACCTCAAGGACTGGGCCGAGCGCCAGTAA
- a CDS encoding holo-ACP synthase — MVIGIGIDLCEIGRLSKALERHDGRFEERVFTEAERTYCRGRKQPGQHFAARFAAKEAVIKALGAPEGLHWHELEVLSAPDGKPELRLSGAAHQIAQQLGIHRFKLSLSHSAGFAVAMVVAEGPSPMEYPLFNRRSAADELLSEESESVESLSF, encoded by the coding sequence ATGGTCATCGGCATTGGCATCGATCTGTGCGAGATCGGGCGCCTGTCCAAGGCGTTGGAAAGGCATGACGGGCGGTTCGAGGAGCGCGTCTTCACGGAGGCGGAGCGGACGTATTGCCGCGGCCGCAAGCAGCCAGGGCAGCACTTCGCGGCGCGCTTCGCGGCGAAGGAGGCGGTCATCAAGGCGCTCGGGGCTCCCGAGGGACTGCACTGGCACGAGCTGGAGGTGCTCAGTGCCCCCGACGGAAAGCCAGAGCTCCGGCTGTCCGGGGCCGCGCACCAGATCGCCCAGCAGCTCGGCATCCACCGGTTCAAGCTGAGCTTGAGCCACAGCGCCGGGTTCGCCGTGGCCATGGTCGTCGCCGAGGGTCCCAGCCCCATGGAGTACCCGCTGTTCAACAGGCGCTCGGCCGCCGATGAGTTGCTGTCCGAGGAGAGCGAGTCGGTGGAGTCGCTCTCCTTCTGA
- a CDS encoding SDR family NAD(P)-dependent oxidoreductase: MQQTAKNESNNRKRALVTGAGRGIGRAAALRLAKDGFDVALTARTREQLEEVASEIRALGTRAVIAQCDVRSPQSIYSMVNDVVSSLGGIEVLVNNAGRPGGGTTSEVEDELWREVIETNLNSVFYATKAVLKASPSLQSIINIASTGGKQGVLHGAPYSASKHGVVGFTKSLGLELASKGITVNAVCPGFVETGMAEKVRGNYARIWGVQVEEAKKRIEQRVPIGRYITPEEVADMVAYLASDHARGITAQAINICGGLGNY, from the coding sequence ATGCAGCAGACGGCCAAGAACGAGAGCAACAACCGGAAGCGGGCCCTGGTGACGGGGGCGGGTCGCGGCATTGGCAGGGCGGCGGCCCTGCGGCTGGCGAAGGATGGCTTCGACGTGGCCCTCACGGCGCGTACGCGTGAGCAGCTCGAGGAGGTGGCCTCCGAGATTCGCGCGCTCGGCACCCGGGCGGTCATCGCCCAGTGCGACGTGCGCTCGCCGCAGTCCATCTACTCGATGGTGAACGACGTGGTCTCCTCGCTGGGTGGCATCGAGGTGCTCGTCAACAACGCGGGCCGCCCCGGCGGTGGCACCACCAGCGAGGTGGAGGATGAGCTGTGGCGGGAGGTCATCGAGACCAACCTGAACAGCGTGTTCTACGCCACCAAGGCGGTGCTCAAGGCCAGCCCCTCCCTCCAGAGCATCATCAACATCGCCTCGACGGGCGGCAAGCAGGGCGTCCTCCATGGAGCCCCCTACAGCGCGTCCAAGCATGGCGTGGTGGGCTTCACCAAGTCGCTGGGCCTGGAGCTGGCGAGCAAGGGCATCACGGTCAACGCGGTGTGTCCGGGCTTCGTGGAGACCGGGATGGCCGAGAAGGTCCGCGGCAACTACGCGCGCATCTGGGGCGTGCAGGTGGAAGAGGCCAAGAAGCGCATCGAGCAGCGCGTTCCCATCGGCCGCTACATCACCCCCGAGGAGGTGGCGGACATGGTGGCCTACCTCGCTTCCGACCACGCCAGGGGCATCACCGCGCAGGCCATCAACATCTGCGGCGGTCTGGGCAACTACTAG
- the asnB gene encoding asparagine synthase (glutamine-hydrolyzing) produces the protein MCGFVALLSKEAPISPDVLAGATRALHHRGPDAQRYWLRGDGRVGLGHARLSIIDLSTGDQPLTNEDESLRVVVNGELYDFQRIRRELEERGHRFRTRSDSEIVLHLYEEYGPQCLHHLRGEFSLALWDERNRLLFVARDRFGIKPLFYARHGDTLYFASEAKALFAAGVPARWDHESVFQFHHLLNPLQDRTLFEGIHQIPPGHYGLATEGQFQVLKYWDFDYPAEEAQAAPQETETYVERFRTALDEAIRLRLHADVPVGLYLSGGLDSCAVLGLAQRQCSKPIHAFTLGFDRPEYDESSIAEEMAKKAGASFTPIPVRQEDLADHFADAVWHGESFLINANSVAKFMLSRAVRKAGYKVVLTGEGSDEVLAGYPHFRRDMLLYNKRGQDPAALERALEDLRAANQVSRGTLLPDANNPENASISRVLGFVPSFLASFSNIATHGRGLFSQQFAAHFAGRDAYRLFLGGLDVRGQLTGRAPVNQSLYLWSKCGLPNYVLSLLGDRMEMANSIEGRLPFLDHHLVELARTFPISQKIRGTTEKYVLREAAKPVLTDAVYRRQKHPFMAPPSTLSQGSRFYELVQDTLRGPAFRALPFYDPQKFLALLDRLPGMDLPTRNAMDPILLSALSACVLQQRFGLQPQTT, from the coding sequence ATGTGTGGATTCGTCGCCCTGTTGTCCAAGGAAGCGCCCATTTCCCCAGACGTACTGGCTGGCGCCACCCGTGCCCTTCACCATCGCGGACCCGACGCGCAGCGGTACTGGCTCCGGGGTGACGGGCGCGTCGGGCTGGGGCATGCCCGGCTCAGCATCATCGATCTCAGCACCGGAGATCAGCCGCTCACCAACGAGGACGAATCCCTGCGAGTGGTCGTCAATGGTGAGCTCTACGACTTCCAGCGCATCCGGCGTGAGCTGGAAGAACGTGGGCACCGCTTCCGCACCCGCTCCGACAGCGAGATCGTCCTCCACCTGTACGAGGAATATGGTCCGCAGTGCCTCCACCACCTTCGGGGCGAGTTCTCGCTGGCGCTGTGGGACGAGCGCAACCGGTTGCTCTTCGTGGCGAGGGACCGGTTCGGCATCAAACCGCTCTTCTACGCCCGGCACGGCGACACACTGTATTTCGCCTCGGAGGCCAAGGCCCTGTTCGCCGCTGGCGTGCCCGCCCGGTGGGATCATGAGTCCGTCTTCCAGTTCCACCACCTGCTCAACCCGCTCCAGGACAGGACCCTCTTCGAGGGCATCCACCAGATTCCTCCCGGGCACTATGGACTGGCGACGGAGGGACAGTTCCAGGTCCTGAAGTACTGGGACTTCGACTACCCGGCCGAGGAAGCACAGGCAGCCCCCCAGGAGACGGAGACCTACGTCGAGCGGTTCCGCACGGCCCTGGATGAAGCCATCCGCCTCCGCCTCCACGCGGACGTTCCCGTGGGCCTCTACCTGAGCGGCGGGCTGGACTCGTGTGCCGTCCTGGGCCTGGCGCAGCGGCAATGCAGCAAGCCCATCCACGCCTTCACGCTCGGATTCGACCGCCCCGAATATGACGAGTCCTCCATCGCGGAGGAGATGGCGAAGAAGGCGGGAGCGAGCTTCACGCCCATCCCCGTGCGCCAGGAGGATCTCGCCGACCACTTCGCGGATGCCGTCTGGCACGGGGAGTCCTTCCTCATCAATGCCAACAGCGTCGCCAAGTTCATGCTCAGCCGCGCCGTGCGGAAGGCGGGCTACAAGGTCGTCCTCACGGGCGAGGGCTCCGATGAGGTGCTCGCCGGCTACCCGCACTTCCGCCGGGACATGCTGCTCTACAACAAGCGGGGGCAGGATCCAGCGGCCCTCGAGCGGGCCCTGGAGGATCTCCGGGCCGCGAACCAGGTCTCGCGTGGCACCCTGCTGCCCGACGCGAACAACCCGGAGAACGCCAGCATCTCGCGGGTGCTCGGCTTCGTCCCCTCCTTCCTCGCGAGCTTCTCCAACATCGCGACCCATGGCCGCGGACTCTTCTCCCAGCAGTTCGCGGCACACTTCGCGGGCCGGGACGCCTACCGCCTGTTCCTCGGCGGATTGGATGTGCGCGGACAGCTCACCGGGCGCGCCCCCGTCAACCAGTCGCTCTATCTCTGGTCCAAGTGCGGGCTGCCCAACTACGTCTTGAGCCTGCTGGGAGACCGGATGGAGATGGCCAACTCCATCGAGGGACGGTTGCCCTTCCTCGACCATCACCTGGTGGAGCTGGCGCGGACCTTCCCCATCTCGCAGAAGATCCGCGGCACGACGGAGAAGTACGTGCTGCGCGAGGCGGCGAAACCCGTGCTGACGGATGCCGTCTACCGGAGACAGAAGCACCCGTTCATGGCGCCGCCGTCGACCCTCTCGCAGGGGAGCCGGTTCTACGAGCTGGTGCAGGACACGCTGCGGGGACCGGCCTTCCGCGCCCTGCCCTTCTATGACCCCCAGAAGTTCCTCGCACTGCTCGACCGGCTGCCCGGCATGGACCTTCCCACCCGGAACGCGATGGATCCCATCCTCCTGTCCGCCCTCAGCGCGTGTGTCCTCCAGCAGCGGTTCGGCCTCCAACCCCAAACCACATGA
- a CDS encoding cyclase family protein, whose protein sequence is MSPRAPQTSAANPAQRFIDLSVPVDPQYWEPEPVTVKYIDHRKGADLLGKGLIHAVRGSWFATVREWLKHHLGKGLDHRNFPDGKGLSLMHYYLTTHTGTHMDAPFHYGDKNAQGEKARTICEVPLEWCLRDGVVLDVRGPAEQGPVTQEEVVAALERIDYRLKPLDVVLLYTGGDAHLGKREYFTHFRGVTRAATAWLIEQGIRVIGIDSFGFDAPFPRMINAYLRTRDPGELWPAHLFGREREYCQLERLANLGGISQPHGFKVACFPVKLARADAAWCRVVAIV, encoded by the coding sequence ATGTCTCCTCGAGCCCCGCAGACTTCCGCGGCGAATCCCGCGCAACGGTTCATCGATCTGAGCGTCCCCGTGGATCCCCAGTATTGGGAGCCAGAGCCCGTCACGGTCAAATACATCGACCACCGGAAGGGGGCCGACCTGCTCGGCAAGGGCCTCATCCACGCGGTGCGTGGCTCCTGGTTCGCCACGGTCCGTGAGTGGCTCAAACACCACCTCGGCAAGGGGCTCGACCATCGCAACTTCCCGGACGGCAAGGGTCTGTCGTTGATGCACTACTACCTGACGACCCATACGGGAACCCACATGGACGCGCCGTTCCACTACGGCGACAAGAACGCCCAGGGAGAGAAGGCGCGCACCATCTGCGAGGTTCCCCTGGAGTGGTGCTTGCGCGATGGGGTGGTGCTGGATGTCCGCGGGCCGGCGGAGCAGGGACCTGTCACCCAGGAGGAGGTGGTCGCCGCGCTCGAGCGGATCGACTACCGCCTCAAGCCGCTCGACGTGGTGTTGCTGTACACCGGCGGCGATGCCCATCTGGGCAAGCGCGAGTACTTCACCCACTTCCGGGGTGTCACTCGCGCCGCCACGGCCTGGCTCATCGAGCAGGGAATCCGGGTGATTGGCATCGACAGCTTCGGCTTCGACGCGCCCTTCCCCCGGATGATCAACGCCTACCTGCGCACCCGGGACCCCGGAGAGTTGTGGCCCGCCCATCTCTTCGGCCGGGAGCGCGAGTACTGCCAGCTCGAGCGGCTGGCCAATCTGGGAGGAATCAGCCAGCCCCATGGATTCAAGGTGGCGTGCTTCCCGGTGAAGTTGGCGCGTGCCGACGCGGCCTGGTGCCGCGTCGTGGCGATTGTCTGA